The Kitasatospora paranensis genome has a window encoding:
- a CDS encoding DUF5999 family protein, whose translation MCQHRPECPSAESADREAAVPVARHPEQGWSLLCNGVLLFEDTGELLPDGRVIAPRRPLAVAA comes from the coding sequence GTGTGCCAGCACCGTCCTGAGTGCCCTTCGGCGGAGTCGGCCGACCGCGAAGCGGCCGTACCGGTGGCCCGCCACCCCGAGCAGGGCTGGAGCCTGCTCTGCAACGGTGTCCTGCTGTTCGAGGACACCGGCGAACTCCTCCCCGACGGCCGGGTGATCGCCCCGCGCCGCCCGCTGGCCGTGGCCGCCTGA
- a CDS encoding MerR family transcriptional regulator, producing MGAVLAFLRDDFPEVTISKIRFLEAEGLVDPQRTPSGYRKFSAADVERLAYVLRMQRDHYLPLRVIREHLDAIERGEAPPALPAPEARPGPLEEADRELAAASGVVLGVRLGRAELLAAAEAQEGELVEWESYGLVSAGPDGGYDGEALQIARLVAELGRFGLEPRHLRAMKAAADREIALVDQVVAPLRRHRNPQTRAHAEATARELATLSVRLHAAMVQAGLRPRPN from the coding sequence ATCGGGGCGGTGCTGGCGTTCCTCCGGGACGACTTCCCCGAGGTCACCATCTCCAAGATCCGCTTCCTGGAGGCGGAGGGGCTGGTCGACCCGCAGCGCACCCCCTCGGGCTACCGCAAGTTCAGCGCGGCCGACGTCGAACGGCTCGCGTACGTGCTGCGCATGCAGCGCGACCACTACCTGCCGCTGCGGGTGATCCGCGAGCACCTGGACGCCATCGAGCGGGGCGAGGCCCCTCCGGCGCTGCCCGCGCCGGAGGCCCGGCCGGGCCCCCTGGAGGAGGCCGACCGGGAGCTGGCGGCCGCCAGCGGCGTCGTGCTCGGTGTCCGGCTCGGCCGCGCCGAGCTGCTCGCCGCGGCCGAGGCCCAGGAGGGCGAACTCGTCGAGTGGGAGTCGTACGGGCTGGTCAGTGCCGGTCCGGACGGCGGTTACGACGGCGAGGCGCTGCAGATCGCCCGGCTGGTGGCCGAGCTCGGCCGGTTCGGGCTGGAGCCCCGCCACCTGCGGGCGATGAAGGCCGCCGCCGACCGGGAGATCGCCCTGGTCGACCAGGTGGTGGCACCGCTGCGGCGGCACCGCAACCCGCAGACCAGGGCGCACGCCGAGGCGACCGCGCGCGAGCTGGCCACGCTGTCGGTGCGACTGCACGCGGCGATGGTCCAGGCGGGCCTGCGCCCGCGTCCGAACTGA
- the gcvP gene encoding aminomethyl-transferring glycine dehydrogenase, whose protein sequence is MNAQPTLTELEAASPFETRHIGPDTAAQDKMLAQVGYGSLDELSDAAVPEAIRSLTALGLPAGRSEAQVLAELRELADRNQVLTPMIGLGYYGTFTPPVILRNVLENPAWYTAYTPYQPEISQGRLEALLNFQTVVSDLTGLATSGSSLLDEGTAAAEAMALARRVTKVKGGVFLIDADTLPQTVAVIETRAVPTGVEVVVADLSDGIPAEIAERGVFGVLLQYPGASGAVRELAPVIEQAHGLGAVVAVASDLLALTLLKSPGELGADIACGTSQRFGVPMGFGGPHAGYLAVRAEYARNLPGRLVGVSVDADGNRAYRLALQTREQHIRREKATSNICTAQVLLAVMASMYAVYHGPDGLADIARRTHRYAAALAEGLRAGGVELVHGTFFDTVTARVPGRADEVVAAARAAGVNLYRADADTVSISCDETTTREHLTAVLGAFGVRGAELAETADVLPAALLREDEYLTHPVFHSHRSETAMLRYLRRLSDRDYALDRGMIPLGSCTMKLNATTEMEPVTWPEFGQLHPFAPAEQVQGFLSLIHGLEQQLVEVTGYDAVSIQPNAGSQGELAGLLAVRAYHHANGDTQRDVCLIPSSAHGTNAASAVMAGMRVVVVKTLTDGDVDVEDLKAKIEQHRDQLSVLMVTYPSTHGVFETEITQICAMVHEAGGQVYVDGANLNALVGLAKPGKFGADVSHLNLHKTFCIPHGGGGPGVGPVAVREHLAPYLPNHPLQPEAGPATGVGPISAAPWGSAAILPISWAYVRLMGGEGLKRATQVAVLNANYIAKRLAPYYPVLYTGPGGLVAHECIIDLRPLTKATGVTVDDIAKRLIDYGFHAPTMSFPVAGTLMIEPTESEDLHEIDRFCAAMIEIRAEIEKVGSGEWDAEDNPLRNAPHIAARLAGDWAHAYSREVAVFPAGVNPADKYWPPVSRIDGAYGDRNLVCSCPPLDEYGA, encoded by the coding sequence ATGAACGCCCAGCCGACTCTCACCGAGCTCGAAGCGGCCAGCCCCTTCGAGACCCGCCACATCGGCCCCGACACGGCCGCCCAGGACAAGATGCTGGCCCAGGTCGGCTACGGCTCCCTGGACGAGCTGTCCGACGCGGCCGTGCCCGAGGCCATCCGCAGCCTGACCGCCCTCGGGCTGCCGGCCGGCCGCAGCGAGGCCCAGGTGCTCGCCGAGCTCCGCGAGCTCGCCGACCGCAACCAGGTCCTCACCCCGATGATCGGCCTCGGCTACTACGGCACCTTCACGCCGCCGGTCATCCTGCGCAACGTGCTCGAGAACCCCGCCTGGTACACCGCCTACACCCCGTACCAGCCGGAGATCTCGCAGGGCCGCCTGGAGGCGCTGCTCAACTTCCAGACCGTGGTCTCCGACCTGACCGGCCTGGCCACCTCCGGCTCCTCGCTGCTCGACGAGGGCACCGCCGCCGCCGAGGCGATGGCGCTGGCCCGCCGCGTCACCAAGGTCAAGGGCGGCGTCTTCCTGATCGACGCCGACACCCTCCCGCAGACCGTCGCGGTGATCGAGACCCGTGCCGTGCCGACCGGTGTCGAGGTGGTCGTCGCCGACCTGTCCGACGGCATCCCGGCCGAGATCGCCGAGCGCGGCGTCTTCGGCGTGCTGCTCCAGTACCCGGGCGCCTCCGGCGCCGTCCGCGAGCTCGCCCCGGTCATCGAGCAGGCCCACGGCCTGGGCGCGGTCGTCGCCGTCGCCTCCGACCTGCTCGCCCTCACGCTGCTGAAGTCCCCGGGCGAGCTGGGCGCCGACATCGCCTGCGGCACCTCGCAGCGCTTCGGTGTCCCGATGGGCTTCGGCGGCCCGCACGCCGGCTACCTCGCCGTGCGCGCCGAGTACGCCCGGAACCTGCCCGGCCGCCTGGTCGGCGTCTCGGTCGACGCCGACGGCAACCGCGCCTACCGCCTCGCCCTGCAGACCCGTGAGCAGCACATCCGCCGCGAGAAGGCCACCAGCAACATCTGCACCGCCCAGGTGCTGCTCGCCGTGATGGCCTCGATGTACGCCGTCTACCACGGCCCGGACGGCCTCGCCGACATCGCCCGCCGCACCCACCGCTACGCCGCGGCGCTCGCCGAGGGTCTGCGCGCCGGCGGCGTCGAGCTCGTGCACGGCACGTTCTTCGACACCGTCACCGCCCGCGTCCCGGGCCGCGCCGACGAGGTCGTCGCCGCCGCCCGCGCGGCCGGCGTCAACCTGTACCGGGCCGACGCCGACACCGTCTCGATCTCCTGCGACGAGACCACCACCCGCGAGCACCTGACCGCCGTCCTCGGTGCGTTCGGTGTCCGGGGCGCCGAGCTCGCCGAGACGGCCGACGTGCTGCCCGCCGCGCTGCTGCGCGAGGACGAGTACCTCACCCACCCGGTCTTCCACAGCCACCGCTCGGAGACCGCGATGCTGCGCTACCTGCGCCGCCTCTCGGACCGCGACTACGCGCTGGACCGCGGCATGATCCCGCTGGGCTCGTGCACCATGAAGCTCAACGCGACCACCGAGATGGAGCCGGTGACCTGGCCCGAGTTCGGCCAGCTCCACCCCTTCGCCCCGGCCGAGCAGGTGCAGGGCTTCCTCAGCCTGATCCACGGCCTGGAGCAGCAGCTCGTCGAGGTGACCGGCTACGACGCCGTCTCCATCCAGCCGAACGCCGGCTCCCAGGGCGAGCTGGCCGGTCTGCTGGCCGTCCGCGCCTACCACCACGCCAACGGCGACACCCAGCGCGACGTCTGCCTGATCCCGTCGTCCGCGCACGGCACCAACGCGGCCTCCGCGGTGATGGCCGGCATGCGGGTCGTCGTGGTCAAGACCCTCACCGACGGCGACGTCGACGTCGAGGACCTCAAGGCCAAGATCGAGCAGCACCGCGACCAGCTGTCCGTGCTGATGGTCACCTACCCGTCCACCCACGGCGTGTTCGAGACCGAGATCACCCAGATCTGCGCCATGGTGCACGAGGCCGGCGGCCAGGTCTACGTCGACGGCGCCAACCTGAACGCCCTGGTCGGCCTCGCCAAGCCGGGCAAGTTCGGCGCGGACGTCTCGCACCTCAACCTGCACAAGACCTTCTGCATCCCGCACGGCGGCGGCGGCCCGGGCGTCGGCCCGGTGGCCGTGCGCGAGCACCTCGCCCCGTACCTGCCCAACCACCCGCTCCAGCCGGAGGCCGGCCCGGCCACCGGCGTCGGCCCGATCTCGGCCGCGCCGTGGGGCTCGGCGGCGATCCTGCCGATCTCCTGGGCGTACGTCCGGCTGATGGGCGGCGAGGGCCTCAAGCGCGCCACCCAGGTGGCCGTGCTGAACGCCAACTACATCGCCAAGCGGCTCGCGCCGTACTACCCGGTGCTCTACACCGGCCCCGGCGGCCTGGTCGCGCACGAGTGCATCATCGACCTGCGCCCGCTCACCAAGGCGACCGGCGTCACCGTCGACGACATCGCCAAGCGCCTGATCGACTACGGCTTCCACGCACCGACGATGTCGTTCCCGGTGGCCGGCACGCTGATGATCGAGCCGACCGAGTCCGAGGACCTGCACGAGATCGACCGGTTCTGCGCCGCGATGATCGAGATCCGCGCGGAGATCGAGAAGGTCGGCTCCGGTGAGTGGGACGCCGAGGACAACCCGCTGCGCAACGCGCCGCACATCGCGGCCCGCCTGGCCGGCGACTGGGCGCACGCCTACAGCCGCGAGGTGGCCGTCTTCCCGGCCGGCGTCAACCCGGCCGACAAGTACTGGCCGCCGGTGAGCCGCATCGACGGCGCCTACGGCGACCGGAACCTGGTCTGCTCCTGCCCGCCGCTGGACGAGTACGGCGCCTGA
- a CDS encoding DUF881 domain-containing protein, protein MPAAAPASDARRRLRAALWPPRVSRGQLVVAVLLFALGLGLAIQVRSTNDHNQLRGARQEDLVRILDELDSRQQRLQQEKTQLEQNLTQLENSSNQARDAQEQTRKKVTELGVLAGTERATGPGIVLTIDDPQGQVKADMLLDTLQELRAAGAEAIQINDVRVVAGTYFTDGSPSGVQIDGRSVSQPFRFTVVGNPQDLTPALNIPGGVVRTLEKDQATATITQQQKVVVDAIATPKPLQYGKPAAK, encoded by the coding sequence GTGCCCGCGGCCGCACCGGCATCCGACGCGCGGCGCAGGCTGCGGGCCGCGCTCTGGCCGCCGCGGGTCTCGCGCGGCCAGCTGGTCGTGGCCGTCCTGCTGTTCGCGCTGGGGCTGGGTCTGGCGATCCAGGTGCGTTCCACCAACGACCACAACCAGCTGCGCGGTGCGCGGCAGGAGGATCTTGTCCGCATCCTCGACGAACTGGACAGCCGCCAGCAGCGTCTCCAGCAGGAGAAGACGCAGCTGGAGCAGAACCTGACCCAGTTGGAGAACAGCTCCAACCAGGCCAGGGACGCCCAGGAGCAGACCAGGAAGAAGGTGACGGAACTGGGCGTGCTGGCAGGTACCGAGCGGGCCACGGGACCCGGGATCGTACTCACGATCGATGATCCCCAAGGGCAGGTGAAGGCGGATATGCTGCTGGACACCCTGCAGGAACTCCGAGCGGCGGGGGCGGAGGCGATTCAGATCAACGACGTGCGTGTGGTGGCGGGCACCTACTTCACCGACGGTTCGCCGTCCGGCGTGCAGATCGACGGCCGCAGCGTCTCGCAGCCGTTCCGGTTCACCGTGGTCGGGAACCCCCAGGACCTCACGCCCGCGCTGAACATCCCCGGCGGTGTCGTGCGGACGCTGGAGAAGGACCAGGCCACGGCGACCATCACCCAGCAGCAGAAGGTCGTCGTGGACGCGATCGCGACGCCCAAGCCGCTCCAGTACGGCAAGCCGGCGGCGAAGTGA
- a CDS encoding small basic family protein, translating into MIAVLGLVIGVVVGLFVQPEVPDAVVPYLPIAVVAALDAVFGGVRAMLDGIFNDKVFVVSFLSNVVVAALIVFLGDQLGVGAQLSTGVVVVLGIRIFSNAAAIRRHVFRA; encoded by the coding sequence GTGATTGCCGTTCTAGGACTTGTGATCGGCGTGGTCGTCGGCCTCTTCGTGCAGCCCGAGGTCCCGGACGCCGTGGTGCCGTACCTGCCGATCGCGGTGGTCGCGGCGCTCGACGCGGTCTTCGGCGGCGTCCGGGCAATGCTCGACGGGATCTTCAACGACAAGGTCTTCGTGGTCTCGTTCCTCTCGAACGTGGTGGTCGCGGCCCTGATCGTCTTCCTCGGCGACCAGCTCGGCGTCGGCGCCCAGCTGTCGACGGGTGTGGTCGTGGTGCTCGGCATCCGCATCTTCTCCAACGCGGCCGCGATCAGACGACACGTGTTCCGGGCGTGA
- a CDS encoding bifunctional nuclease family protein: MNELDVVGVRVEMPSNQPIVLLREIGGDRYLPIWIGPGEATAIAFAQQGMTPVRPLTHDLFKDVLDALGQQLTEVRISDLREGVFYAELVFASGVEVSARPSDAIALALRTGTPIFGSEEVLAEAGIAIPDEQEDEVEKFREFLDQVSPEDFGGQQ, from the coding sequence GTGAATGAGCTCGACGTCGTGGGTGTCCGGGTGGAGATGCCTTCCAACCAGCCGATCGTGCTGCTCCGGGAGATCGGGGGCGATCGGTACCTGCCGATCTGGATCGGCCCGGGCGAGGCGACCGCGATCGCCTTCGCCCAGCAGGGCATGACTCCCGTCCGGCCGCTGACCCACGACCTTTTCAAGGACGTGCTCGACGCCTTGGGCCAGCAGCTCACCGAGGTCCGGATCAGCGACCTGCGCGAGGGTGTCTTCTACGCCGAGCTGGTCTTCGCCAGCGGGGTCGAGGTCAGTGCCCGCCCCTCGGACGCGATAGCTCTGGCGCTGCGGACGGGCACGCCGATCTTCGGCAGCGAGGAGGTCCTCGCCGAGGCCGGGATCGCGATCCCGGACGAGCAGGAGGACGAGGTCGAGAAGTTCCGCGAGTTCCTCGACCAGGTCTCGCCGGAGGACTTCGGCGGCCAGCAGTAG
- a CDS encoding SanA/YdcF family protein yields MPFHRRVTARLALVPGLGSRSGRRRWFRAVVVLTVLALAPSTWLWVRSGDRVGTVRTAPAAPVAMVFGAGLFDGEPSPYLAGRLDAALDLYRQHKVRAILVTGDNSRTDYDETDAMRTYLVAHGVPAVRVVGDYAGFDTWDSCTRAHRIFGVDQALLVSQRFHVRRALALCQAAGIDSYAVGVEEPHDTTWYYGGLREIPGAGKAALNVWLRPDPQFLGAKEPGIARALADAGTD; encoded by the coding sequence CTGCCCTTCCACCGGCGGGTGACGGCCCGGCTCGCCCTCGTGCCGGGCCTGGGCAGCCGCTCCGGCCGGCGCCGGTGGTTCCGGGCGGTCGTGGTGCTCACGGTGCTGGCACTGGCGCCGAGCACCTGGCTGTGGGTGCGGTCCGGCGACCGGGTCGGCACCGTCCGCACGGCTCCCGCCGCACCGGTGGCGATGGTGTTCGGCGCGGGCCTCTTCGACGGCGAGCCCTCGCCCTACCTGGCCGGGCGCCTCGACGCGGCGCTCGACCTCTACCGGCAGCACAAGGTCCGGGCGATCCTGGTGACCGGCGACAACAGCCGCACCGACTACGACGAGACCGACGCCATGCGCACCTACCTGGTGGCGCACGGGGTGCCCGCCGTCCGGGTGGTGGGCGACTACGCGGGATTCGACACCTGGGACTCGTGCACCAGGGCGCACCGGATCTTCGGGGTCGACCAGGCGCTGCTGGTCAGTCAGCGGTTCCACGTCCGCCGGGCACTGGCGCTCTGTCAGGCCGCCGGGATCGACTCCTACGCGGTCGGGGTGGAGGAGCCGCACGACACCACCTGGTACTACGGCGGGCTGCGGGAGATCCCCGGCGCCGGGAAGGCCGCACTGAACGTGTGGCTGCGCCCGGACCCGCAGTTCCTCGGCGCCAAGGAGCCCGGCATCGCCCGCGCCCTCGCCGACGCCGGCACGGACTGA
- a CDS encoding MFS transporter gives MRTVSEAPQPTTAAEKPSSARVLPALVLAMLAFSVVQTAVVPILPSLAKELNVSGSSITWLMTANLLSAAVLTPLLGRFGDLRGRKPMLLVSLAGLVAGSALAVGTHSFTWLVVARVLQGAGGGVLPLAISIVRDELPRQKVTGGVAAISASMGVGSGLGLVATGLLLEHWNYKSIFWMGLAFGLLAIALVAIRVPSDPVVDKEGGADPLGAITLAGWLSALLVAVSQGNHWGWTSTRTLGLFAVAAVVALVWILIEVKVTHPLVDMKMLSRPAVAFTNISGLLMGFGMYGSFMVISNFAQTPDKLAHYGFTATVLHAGVMLLPSALGSMVAAPLGALMIARRGPRLPLVLGGVLGAASMAYLALRHSHEFDIYFASAVFGLGVGLAYAAMPAYINGAVPAEQSGIANGMNAVLRTVGGAIGTAVMAAILTGDTMKLPIPIALPTLHAYEHAFWTAAAMCIVAGLVPFAIRRIKSTDAPAAAEPAAAPALARTDA, from the coding sequence ATGAGAACCGTGAGTGAGGCCCCACAGCCCACCACCGCAGCCGAGAAGCCGAGCAGCGCGCGGGTGCTCCCCGCCCTGGTCCTCGCGATGCTGGCGTTCAGCGTGGTGCAGACCGCGGTCGTCCCGATCCTGCCGTCGCTGGCCAAGGAACTGAACGTCTCCGGCTCCAGCATCACCTGGCTGATGACGGCCAACCTGCTCTCGGCAGCCGTCCTCACCCCGCTGCTCGGCCGCTTCGGCGACCTGCGCGGACGCAAGCCGATGCTGCTCGTCTCGCTGGCCGGCCTCGTGGCCGGCTCCGCCCTCGCCGTCGGCACGCACTCCTTCACCTGGCTGGTCGTCGCCCGCGTCCTGCAGGGCGCCGGCGGTGGCGTGCTCCCGCTCGCCATCAGCATCGTCCGCGACGAACTGCCTCGCCAGAAGGTCACCGGCGGCGTCGCCGCGATCAGCGCCTCGATGGGCGTCGGCAGCGGCCTCGGCCTGGTCGCCACCGGCCTGCTGCTGGAGCACTGGAACTACAAGTCCATCTTCTGGATGGGCCTCGCCTTCGGCCTGCTCGCCATCGCCCTGGTCGCGATCCGGGTGCCGAGCGACCCCGTCGTCGACAAGGAGGGCGGCGCCGACCCGCTCGGCGCGATCACCCTCGCCGGCTGGCTCTCCGCGCTGCTCGTCGCCGTCAGCCAGGGCAACCACTGGGGCTGGACCTCCACCCGCACCCTCGGCCTCTTCGCCGTCGCCGCCGTCGTCGCCCTGGTCTGGATCCTCATCGAGGTCAAGGTCACCCACCCGCTCGTCGACATGAAGATGCTGTCCCGCCCCGCGGTCGCCTTCACCAACATCTCCGGCCTGCTGATGGGCTTCGGGATGTACGGCTCCTTCATGGTGATCAGCAACTTCGCCCAGACCCCGGACAAGCTCGCCCACTACGGCTTCACCGCCACCGTGCTGCACGCCGGCGTCATGCTGCTGCCGTCCGCGCTCGGCTCGATGGTCGCCGCGCCGCTCGGCGCGCTGATGATCGCCCGCCGCGGCCCGCGCCTGCCGCTGGTCCTCGGCGGCGTGCTCGGCGCGGCCTCGATGGCCTACCTCGCCCTGCGCCACAGCCACGAGTTCGACATCTACTTCGCCTCGGCCGTCTTCGGCCTCGGCGTCGGCCTCGCCTACGCGGCCATGCCCGCCTACATCAACGGCGCCGTGCCCGCCGAGCAGAGCGGCATCGCCAACGGCATGAACGCCGTGCTGCGCACCGTCGGCGGCGCCATCGGCACCGCCGTGATGGCCGCCATCCTCACCGGCGACACGATGAAGCTGCCGATCCCGATCGCGCTGCCCACCCTGCACGCCTACGAGCACGCCTTCTGGACGGCCGCCGCGATGTGCATCGTCGCCGGCCTGGTGCCGTTCGCGATCCGCCGGATCAAGTCGACCGACGCGCCCGCCGCAGCCGAACCGGCCGCCGCGCCCGCGCTCGCCAGGACCGACGCCTGA
- a CDS encoding FHA domain-containing protein yields the protein MSLFSKLFGRNNRREAAVEAPTARHRRMEDEAAVPGMRSAPAGEQYVERPQYLDAGGQGGTPYGGNQPGYGASHDAGAAPRIGFPAAPSTSGGGFTPDPYAGHTQPGVPRQEAVNMAGTTPCPRCGNQNPVTARFCSNCGTPLRSAPAEGAVETTSTISISGLESYDPNATSTGATPALSAEVLAAIDALPPGSALLIVQRGPNSGSRFLLDADLTTAGRHPQGDIFLDDVTVSRRHVEFRRLPGGGFSVADVGSLNGTYVNRERIDEVTLNNGDEVQIGKYRLVFFAGHGRGY from the coding sequence GTGAGTCTGTTCTCGAAGCTGTTCGGCCGCAACAACCGCCGTGAGGCGGCAGTCGAGGCGCCGACCGCCCGCCACCGCCGGATGGAGGACGAGGCGGCCGTGCCCGGCATGCGGTCCGCCCCGGCGGGGGAGCAGTACGTGGAGCGGCCGCAGTACCTCGACGCCGGCGGCCAGGGCGGCACGCCGTACGGGGGCAATCAGCCGGGCTACGGCGCGTCGCACGACGCGGGCGCGGCGCCGCGCATAGGTTTCCCGGCAGCACCCTCAACCTCCGGTGGAGGGTTTACCCCGGACCCCTACGCCGGGCACACCCAGCCGGGTGTGCCGCGCCAGGAGGCTGTGAACATGGCTGGCACCACTCCGTGTCCGCGGTGCGGCAACCAGAACCCGGTCACGGCCCGGTTCTGTTCCAACTGCGGAACGCCGCTGCGCAGCGCGCCGGCCGAGGGTGCCGTCGAGACCACCTCGACCATCTCGATCTCCGGTCTCGAGTCGTACGACCCCAACGCCACGTCCACCGGTGCCACCCCGGCGCTGTCGGCCGAGGTGCTGGCGGCGATCGACGCCCTGCCGCCGGGCTCGGCCCTGCTGATCGTGCAGCGCGGACCGAACTCCGGCAGCCGCTTCCTGCTGGACGCGGACCTCACCACCGCCGGCCGTCACCCGCAGGGTGACATCTTCCTGGACGACGTGACGGTCTCCCGTCGGCACGTGGAGTTCCGCCGGCTGCCCGGCGGCGGCTTCTCGGTCGCCGACGTGGGCAGCCTGAACGGCACGTACGTGAACCGGGAGCGGATCGACGAGGTCACGCTGAACAACGGCGACGAGGTGCAGATCGGCAAGTACCGGCTGGTGTTCTTCGCCGGCCACGGCCGGGGGTACTGA
- a CDS encoding DUF2382 domain-containing protein has translation MQTDIDPRDLIGHKAVDRNGDKIGTVDEVYLDDATGEPEWAAVRTGIFGRDAFVPLTTSEFSGEELRVPYDKSLIKESPDFGVGQHLSPAQELQLYRYYGLDTSGNGRPTAPPAAAAPVGTGRAQDAEFGAVSGRPAAGGPDGGHARADGGAVHDRAVEEQRPTAGPATAPQPEAARGTGRPADGTASHGAAADPRPAAQTLVDNVRRLPTAAATQAAQGTQVAARPAPSAQSAPSAARTAASTAAPSGPVEVTCREERLDISTEWHVLGTARLRKYVTSEAVERRVPVVRERVRVERVPVTDAERASLTEQEIAEAMEEVTLREERPVVRKYLAPVERVRLVVERYTEEEVVREELRREQVEVHDGTAQQPHGPQQADRAAAPQNRPAAADGGHGQAAAPHAGPAPVHSAGPVPAGVAARTASPNGTVRPESLRPS, from the coding sequence GTGCAGACCGATATCGATCCGCGAGACCTGATCGGGCACAAGGCGGTCGACCGGAACGGTGACAAGATCGGCACGGTCGACGAGGTCTATCTCGACGACGCGACCGGTGAGCCCGAGTGGGCCGCGGTCCGCACCGGGATCTTCGGCCGGGACGCCTTCGTCCCGCTGACCACCAGCGAGTTCTCGGGCGAGGAACTGCGCGTCCCGTACGACAAGTCGCTGATCAAGGAGTCCCCGGACTTCGGCGTGGGGCAGCACCTCTCACCCGCGCAGGAGTTGCAGCTGTACCGCTACTACGGGCTGGACACCTCCGGCAACGGGCGGCCGACCGCCCCGCCGGCGGCCGCGGCGCCGGTGGGCACCGGTCGGGCGCAGGACGCGGAATTCGGCGCGGTGTCCGGCCGTCCGGCGGCCGGCGGCCCGGACGGCGGGCATGCCCGCGCCGACGGCGGCGCCGTGCACGACCGGGCGGTCGAGGAGCAGCGGCCGACGGCCGGGCCGGCCACCGCGCCGCAGCCCGAGGCGGCCCGGGGCACCGGACGCCCCGCGGACGGCACGGCGTCCCACGGGGCGGCGGCCGACCCGCGTCCGGCGGCGCAGACCCTCGTCGACAACGTCCGCCGGCTGCCCACCGCGGCTGCCACCCAGGCCGCCCAGGGCACCCAGGTCGCCGCCCGGCCCGCCCCGTCCGCGCAGTCCGCCCCGTCCGCCGCCCGGACGGCGGCCTCGACGGCGGCCCCCAGCGGCCCGGTCGAGGTGACCTGCCGCGAGGAGCGGCTGGACATCAGCACCGAGTGGCACGTGCTCGGCACGGCACGGCTGCGCAAGTACGTGACCTCCGAGGCGGTCGAGCGGCGGGTGCCGGTGGTGCGCGAGCGGGTGCGCGTGGAGCGGGTGCCGGTCACCGACGCCGAGCGGGCGTCGCTGACGGAGCAGGAGATCGCCGAGGCCATGGAGGAGGTCACCCTGCGCGAGGAGCGCCCGGTGGTCCGCAAGTACCTGGCGCCGGTCGAGCGGGTGCGGCTGGTGGTCGAGCGGTACACCGAGGAGGAGGTGGTCCGCGAGGAGCTGCGGCGCGAGCAGGTCGAGGTCCACGACGGCACCGCCCAGCAGCCGCACGGCCCGCAGCAGGCCGACCGGGCCGCCGCACCGCAGAACCGTCCGGCCGCGGCCGACGGCGGCCACGGGCAGGCCGCCGCACCCCATGCCGGGCCGGCCCCCGTGCACTCCGCCGGGCCGGTGCCGGCCGGCGTGGCCGCACGGACGGCTTCGCCCAACGGGACGGTGCGGCCGGAGTCGCTGCGGCCCTCCTGA
- a CDS encoding DUF881 domain-containing protein — translation MPATPTPSERDGRFNRPDASMSLLTNVMDHSLDEGYAEAAARGDGPTRLPGTRRGRLTLALGLALAATVVTVGGVNASKAEPTLAKERDALVHRVTDETRTADDLQRKVEDLRNRVGKAQQDALPSGGDEGLAELAAAAGTGEIRGPGLKMVLDDAQGTAGGGSANDPRQADGFSNVGRLRDHDLQLVVNGLWASGAEALSINGQRLTGLSAIRAAGDAVLVDNRPLVPPYTVLAIGDGAHLQSAFPQTAEGRYLKLIEDTYGIKASISVQDRLTLPAALGVTLRTARPETAPPSPSPASGRASGATGSPGTAPRTGTAKPHTTGTGVPTP, via the coding sequence ATGCCAGCAACGCCGACGCCGAGTGAACGGGACGGGCGGTTCAACCGTCCGGACGCCTCGATGTCCCTGCTGACCAATGTGATGGACCACAGCCTGGACGAGGGATACGCCGAGGCGGCCGCCCGCGGCGACGGGCCGACCAGGCTTCCGGGCACCCGGCGCGGGCGGCTCACCCTCGCCCTCGGGCTCGCCCTCGCGGCCACCGTGGTGACGGTCGGCGGGGTCAACGCCTCCAAGGCCGAGCCGACGCTCGCCAAGGAGCGCGACGCCCTCGTCCACCGGGTCACCGACGAGACGCGGACGGCCGACGACCTCCAGCGCAAGGTCGAGGACCTCCGCAACCGGGTGGGCAAGGCCCAGCAGGACGCGCTGCCCAGCGGCGGCGACGAGGGGCTCGCCGAGCTCGCGGCCGCGGCGGGCACCGGGGAGATCCGCGGGCCGGGCCTGAAGATGGTCCTCGACGACGCCCAGGGCACCGCGGGCGGCGGTTCGGCGAACGACCCGCGGCAGGCCGACGGCTTCAGCAACGTGGGTCGCCTGCGCGACCACGATCTCCAGCTGGTCGTCAACGGCCTGTGGGCCTCCGGGGCCGAGGCGCTCTCCATCAACGGCCAGCGGCTCACCGGGCTCTCCGCGATCCGGGCCGCGGGCGACGCGGTGCTGGTCGACAACCGCCCCCTGGTGCCGCCGTACACCGTCCTCGCCATCGGGGACGGTGCGCACCTGCAGAGCGCCTTCCCGCAGACCGCCGAGGGGCGCTACCTGAAGCTGATCGAGGACACCTACGGGATCAAGGCCTCGATATCGGTGCAGGACCGACTGACCCTGCCGGCGGCGCTGGGCGTGACCCTGCGCACCGCCCGTCCGGAGACCGCCCCGCCGAGCCCGTCGCCGGCCTCGGGGCGGGCTTCCGGCGCGACCGGCTCACCGGGCACCGCGCCGCGGACCGGCACCGCCAAGCCGCACACTACCGGGACAGGAGTACCCACACCGTGA